A region of Beijerinckia sp. 28-YEA-48 DNA encodes the following proteins:
- a CDS encoding 2-dehydropantoate 2-reductase, with product MKIAVVGCGAMGSIYAGLLASAGHEVLVIGRSADQMRVLNEHGLRVEGASGDRTVAVRALTEAPQEPVDLVIVAVKAGHIASVRVHLPRLLAPQTVVLTIQNGLGSAQAVAEAVGADRLAVGIAGGFGAIRRGPAHVFHNGMETIRIGAFGGLSTVHLTPVIDAWSGAGFKTELSTNIVAMQWEKLICNVAFSAPCTLTGLTVGEVMDDPEMGPISRAAAVEAWNIGLANGVAIKVKDPVEHALAFGRAVRHAKPSMLQDHEQRRPSEIDVINGAVPREAAKVSLAAPVNMVLTHLVKQRERAFARSS from the coding sequence ATGAAGATCGCCGTCGTCGGATGCGGTGCGATGGGATCGATCTATGCCGGTTTGCTGGCAAGCGCCGGGCATGAGGTCCTCGTCATCGGCCGCAGCGCCGACCAGATGCGCGTGCTCAACGAGCACGGCCTGCGCGTCGAAGGCGCCAGCGGCGATCGTACCGTCGCGGTGCGCGCGCTGACGGAGGCTCCCCAAGAGCCGGTCGATCTTGTCATCGTCGCGGTGAAAGCCGGGCATATCGCCTCCGTGCGCGTCCACCTGCCCCGTCTCCTTGCGCCGCAGACTGTCGTGCTGACCATCCAGAACGGGCTTGGCAGTGCGCAGGCCGTAGCGGAAGCCGTTGGCGCCGATCGCCTCGCCGTCGGCATTGCCGGCGGCTTTGGCGCCATCCGCCGTGGACCAGCCCATGTCTTTCACAACGGCATGGAAACGATCCGTATCGGCGCCTTTGGCGGCCTGTCCACTGTTCATCTGACGCCTGTCATCGATGCCTGGTCGGGTGCTGGGTTCAAGACCGAGCTTTCGACCAATATCGTCGCCATGCAGTGGGAAAAACTGATCTGCAATGTCGCCTTTAGCGCGCCCTGCACGCTCACCGGCCTGACGGTCGGCGAAGTGATGGACGATCCCGAGATGGGGCCGATCAGCCGGGCGGCTGCGGTGGAAGCCTGGAATATCGGCCTGGCGAATGGCGTCGCTATCAAGGTCAAGGATCCGGTGGAACATGCGCTGGCCTTCGGCCGTGCCGTGCGCCATGCCAAACCCTCGATGCTGCAAGACCATGAACAGCGCAGGCCGAGCGAAATCGACGTGATCAATGGCGCTGTGCCGCGCGAGGCCGCCAAGGTCAGCCTGGCTGCCCCGGTGAACATGGTGCTGACCCATCTCGTCAAGCAAAGGGAGCGCGCCTTTGCAAGATCGAGCTAG
- a CDS encoding DUF3060 domain-containing protein has product MKSLLLAVVAVSVFAPVAFADELKIEGVGINRDIPCNGQDIGVYGAKNKITLTGQCNKIVVHGSNHKVSLERGTDLSVSGADNAVTGGTVSSLNVEVAKNTVAVTIQPIDGKNNVKSLVDVSGAEQKLNLVLAGASELKVDGADQKVEWSLAGGAPDPSISSSGVNNSIQKKK; this is encoded by the coding sequence ATGAAGTCCCTTCTGCTTGCTGTGGTCGCCGTGTCCGTCTTCGCGCCTGTTGCTTTCGCGGATGAATTGAAGATCGAAGGTGTTGGCATCAATCGCGATATTCCCTGCAACGGCCAGGACATCGGCGTTTATGGGGCGAAGAACAAGATCACCCTCACTGGCCAGTGCAATAAGATCGTCGTCCATGGTTCCAATCACAAGGTGTCGCTGGAGCGTGGAACCGATCTGTCGGTGTCGGGCGCTGATAACGCGGTCACCGGCGGCACGGTGTCGAGCCTTAATGTCGAGGTTGCCAAAAACACTGTTGCGGTGACGATCCAGCCGATCGACGGCAAGAACAATGTCAAGAGCTTGGTCGATGTGTCCGGCGCTGAGCAAAAGCTGAACCTGGTGTTGGCCGGTGCGTCCGAGTTGAAAGTCGATGGCGCCGATCAGAAGGTCGAATGGTCGCTTGCCGGCGGCGCACCGGATCCCTCCATCTCGTCGTCGGGCGTCAACAACAGCATCCAGAAAAAGAAATAG
- a CDS encoding sigma-70 family RNA polymerase sigma factor, which produces MQEVEERLKTLMIQSLAGHERAYRALLDDIARLLRAYYGRRLRERSAIDDLVQETLIAIHGRRSTYDSRRPFTAWLYAIARYKLIDYIRLNKRRETVTLDDVPEGLLASSEGETELVDRDLDTLLETMSPLQKSLIKAVKVEGRSVAEVASSSGLSQSAVKVTIHRALRKLSQRFGRGQAND; this is translated from the coding sequence GTGCAGGAAGTCGAAGAGCGACTGAAGACACTGATGATTCAGAGTCTGGCGGGACATGAACGGGCCTATCGTGCCCTGTTGGACGATATCGCACGGCTGCTGCGGGCCTATTACGGACGCCGGCTGAGAGAACGGTCGGCCATCGACGATCTGGTCCAGGAGACGTTGATTGCCATTCATGGCCGCCGTTCGACCTATGACAGTCGGCGCCCCTTCACGGCATGGCTGTATGCGATCGCCCGTTATAAGTTGATCGACTATATCCGTCTGAACAAACGACGGGAGACGGTGACATTGGACGATGTACCCGAGGGGCTGCTCGCGTCTTCGGAAGGGGAAACCGAACTTGTCGATCGGGATCTGGATACGCTGCTGGAAACAATGTCGCCGTTGCAGAAGAGCCTGATCAAGGCAGTGAAAGTTGAAGGGCGGTCTGTCGCCGAGGTTGCGTCTTCCTCCGGCCTCAGCCAGTCAGCCGTAAAGGTGACAATCCATCGGGCTTTGAGAAAATTGAGCCAGCGTTTCGGCAGAGGTCAGGCGAATGATTGA
- a CDS encoding NAD(P)H-quinone oxidoreductase has protein sequence MLPTSMKVAEIKQPGGPEVLTLATRPVPAPGPGDILIKVAAAGVNRPDVVQRSGHYPPPPGASDLPGLEAAGTVAALGEGVSRWKVGDAVTALLPGGGYAEYVTTPADHALPVPKGFSMIEAAGLCETFYTVWGNLFMRGKLRAGETVLIHGGTSGIGTTAIMLAVAKGATVYATAGSDEKCATCLKLGATRAINYRSEDFVQVMKEATGGKGVDVVLDIIGGDYIPRNLQTLALEGRLVQIAFLGGVRSVTIDVAQIMMKRLTVTGSTLRPQSVPQKAKIARELEEHVWPLLNAGTIHPLVDSVYPLGEAAEAHRRMESSVHIGKIILDVQGS, from the coding sequence ATGTTGCCGACAAGCATGAAGGTTGCCGAGATCAAGCAGCCCGGTGGGCCTGAAGTCCTGACTCTGGCGACACGCCCCGTGCCCGCACCTGGGCCCGGCGACATCCTCATCAAGGTGGCGGCGGCCGGCGTCAATCGCCCAGATGTCGTGCAGCGCAGCGGCCATTATCCGCCGCCGCCCGGCGCGTCAGACCTCCCGGGCCTTGAAGCGGCCGGCACGGTCGCAGCACTTGGAGAAGGCGTTAGCCGCTGGAAGGTTGGCGATGCGGTGACGGCGCTTCTGCCCGGCGGCGGCTATGCCGAATATGTCACCACGCCCGCCGACCATGCCCTACCCGTTCCCAAAGGCTTCAGCATGATCGAAGCCGCTGGCCTCTGCGAAACCTTCTATACGGTGTGGGGCAATCTGTTCATGCGCGGTAAGCTGCGCGCTGGCGAGACGGTGCTCATTCATGGCGGCACGTCTGGCATCGGCACGACGGCGATCATGCTGGCCGTCGCCAAGGGCGCCACGGTATACGCCACCGCAGGCAGCGACGAGAAATGCGCCACCTGCCTCAAGCTCGGCGCCACGCGCGCCATCAACTATCGCAGCGAAGATTTCGTTCAGGTGATGAAGGAGGCGACCGGCGGCAAGGGTGTCGATGTCGTGCTCGACATCATCGGCGGCGATTATATTCCGCGCAATCTACAGACGCTGGCGCTGGAAGGCCGGCTCGTGCAGATCGCCTTTCTCGGCGGCGTCCGCTCCGTCACCATCGATGTCGCGCAGATCATGATGAAGCGCCTGACCGTCACCGGCAGCACGCTGCGGCCGCAGTCGGTGCCGCAGAAGGCGAAGATCGCCCGCGAACTCGAAGAACATGTCTGGCCGCTGCTCAACGCCGGCACCATTCACCCACTCGTCGATTCCGTCTATCCGCTGGGAGAAGCGGCGGAGGCACATCGGCGTATGGAATCCTCGGTCCACATCGGCAAGATCATCCTCGACGTGCAAGGCTCATAG
- a CDS encoding tripartite tricarboxylate transporter substrate binding protein → MSRTFKRALLIAAAFAVGQMSAALAQTWPSGPIRLVVAFPAGGAADQLGRLISQPLNETLGQPLVIENKAGAGGNVGGEFVARSTPDGYTLLLTSGGMVSINPHLYAKMPFDPTADIVPVAALARVPLYLVVRTENPAKDFNAFLADIKANPGKRNFGSPGVGSSPHLGAEMLRSMTRTDIVHVPYRGAAPALTDLLGGQLDFLFDPGIAIEHVKAGKLRLLAVGSPQRLLQFLDTPTLHELGLTDFDGDSVFGVYAPAKTPPEIVARLNTEINKSLANPAMQERITAIGNIPAPMSPAEFAEKSRKDSERYGAIIRERGITASN, encoded by the coding sequence ATGTCGAGGACGTTTAAGAGAGCACTGCTTATTGCTGCGGCCTTTGCTGTCGGACAGATGTCCGCAGCACTGGCACAAACTTGGCCAAGTGGCCCCATTCGTCTCGTCGTCGCCTTTCCGGCCGGGGGCGCGGCGGATCAATTGGGCCGCCTGATCAGCCAACCTCTTAATGAAACGCTTGGCCAACCTCTGGTGATTGAAAACAAGGCTGGAGCTGGCGGAAACGTCGGCGGTGAATTCGTCGCCCGGTCCACGCCAGATGGCTACACGCTGCTCCTGACTTCGGGGGGTATGGTTTCGATCAATCCACATCTCTATGCGAAGATGCCCTTCGATCCGACGGCCGATATCGTCCCCGTTGCCGCCCTTGCCCGCGTGCCGCTTTATCTGGTCGTTCGCACCGAAAACCCGGCAAAGGATTTCAACGCCTTCCTCGCCGACATCAAAGCCAATCCCGGCAAGCGTAACTTTGGCTCACCTGGCGTCGGCAGCTCGCCGCATCTTGGCGCGGAAATGCTACGCAGTATGACGCGGACAGACATCGTCCATGTGCCTTATCGTGGCGCGGCTCCCGCGCTGACAGACTTGCTGGGCGGACAGCTCGACTTCCTGTTCGACCCGGGCATTGCGATTGAACATGTGAAGGCCGGCAAACTCAGACTTCTGGCCGTTGGCAGTCCGCAGCGCTTGCTACAGTTTCTCGATACCCCGACCCTGCACGAACTCGGCCTCACCGATTTCGATGGCGACTCGGTCTTCGGTGTCTATGCGCCAGCGAAAACCCCACCGGAAATCGTGGCACGCCTGAATACGGAAATTAACAAGTCGCTGGCCAACCCGGCCATGCAGGAACGCATCACAGCCATCGGCAATATCCCCGCGCCGATGTCTCCGGCGGAATTTGCGGAAAAGTCCCGCAAGGATTCCGAACGTTACGGAGCCATCATCAGGGAACGGGGCATTACCGCCTCGAACTAG
- a CDS encoding IclR family transcriptional regulator, translating to MKNPAEEPLEGEHIAAEETEEQQPKPRVQSVARAMSILFAVAQSRDGLGVSEIRRKTGLPLQATYHLLHTLQSLGLLRRGMENRFLLGLHVGDLIDGFNMQFSCPDELRGLVKKIAEKSGETSYVSGWLDGDLITLAVEAGTNPIQASGGASRRRGGDIHARASGKLLLAIASEEEREKFIRTCKFVPRTANTIPNAEAFRREIRKIQSDGYALDDEEYAEGLRCVAVPFRIAGENYAVCVSAPSDRFTANFAQILELLQSLSRSMKLPTFA from the coding sequence ATGAAAAACCCTGCCGAAGAGCCGCTCGAGGGCGAGCACATTGCAGCGGAAGAGACTGAAGAACAGCAGCCAAAGCCGCGCGTCCAATCGGTGGCGCGGGCCATGTCGATCCTTTTCGCCGTCGCCCAGAGCCGCGATGGGCTTGGCGTCAGCGAAATCCGCCGCAAAACTGGTCTGCCGCTGCAAGCCACCTATCATCTGCTGCACACCTTGCAGTCGCTCGGCCTTTTGCGACGGGGCATGGAGAATAGGTTTCTCCTCGGCCTACACGTCGGCGATCTCATTGACGGCTTCAACATGCAGTTCTCCTGCCCGGATGAACTGCGCGGCTTAGTCAAGAAGATCGCCGAAAAATCCGGCGAAACCAGCTATGTCTCGGGCTGGCTCGACGGCGATCTGATCACCCTGGCGGTTGAAGCCGGCACCAATCCGATCCAAGCATCGGGCGGTGCCTCGCGCCGGCGCGGCGGCGACATCCATGCGCGCGCTTCAGGCAAATTGCTGCTCGCCATCGCCTCGGAAGAAGAGCGGGAGAAATTCATCCGCACCTGCAAATTCGTGCCGCGTACTGCCAATACGATCCCCAATGCCGAGGCGTTCCGGCGCGAAATTCGCAAGATCCAGTCCGATGGCTATGCGCTCGACGACGAGGAATATGCTGAAGGGTTGCGCTGCGTCGCCGTACCGTTCCGCATCGCCGGTGAGAATTACGCGGTCTGCGTCTCCGCGCCTTCGGATCGTTTCACCGCGAACTTCGCGCAGATCCTCGAACTGCTGCAATCGCTCAGCCGCTCGATGAAGCTGCCGACCTTCGCCTAA
- a CDS encoding LacI family DNA-binding transcriptional regulator, which translates to MQQRRTTIKDIAVHLGIDHSTVSRALNDNPNISEETKHQVRQAALRLGYVANASARAMRYNHNALIGLAIPDIRNDFYSSVARALAERCNRAGFQMVLVNTDDHPEVECRQVRALMEARVAGVLITPTPELLETTARLLAPVPTVQFVRQSPKLAGDIVSMDDTGAMREATEHLLAQGHTRIGYVGTRKDINVGQARLNGYLAAQAAAGLTIDERYIALVSPRQTFGADSVARLLALTPAPTALIIGSSELTIGGLGAIQATGVNIPHGLAVIGYGDPVWCRLLSPALTAVQLPVDAMVEAAETLILNRIGGKAPAEPEVRSCRPTLVVRGSTAI; encoded by the coding sequence ATGCAGCAGCGGCGCACCACCATCAAAGACATCGCCGTTCATCTCGGGATCGATCACTCGACCGTCTCTCGTGCACTGAACGACAATCCCAATATTTCCGAAGAGACCAAGCACCAGGTTCGCCAGGCGGCGCTGCGGCTCGGCTATGTCGCCAACGCTTCGGCCCGGGCTATGCGCTACAATCACAATGCGCTCATCGGGCTGGCGATCCCCGATATCCGCAATGACTTCTATAGCTCAGTGGCGCGTGCCCTGGCTGAGCGCTGCAATCGTGCCGGCTTTCAGATGGTTCTGGTCAACACCGATGATCATCCCGAAGTCGAGTGTCGACAGGTGCGCGCCTTGATGGAGGCGCGTGTCGCCGGCGTGCTGATCACGCCGACGCCGGAACTGCTGGAAACGACGGCACGCCTGCTGGCGCCGGTGCCCACCGTGCAGTTTGTTCGGCAATCACCCAAGCTCGCCGGCGACATCGTCAGCATGGACGATACCGGCGCCATGCGCGAGGCGACCGAACATTTGCTGGCCCAGGGCCATACGCGCATCGGCTATGTCGGCACGCGCAAGGACATTAATGTCGGGCAGGCGCGCCTGAACGGCTATCTGGCGGCCCAAGCCGCCGCCGGCCTGACAATCGATGAACGCTATATCGCGCTCGTCTCGCCCCGCCAGACATTTGGCGCCGACAGCGTCGCGCGTCTGCTTGCGCTCACGCCAGCGCCAACCGCGCTCATCATCGGCAGTTCCGAATTGACCATTGGCGGCCTGGGCGCGATCCAGGCGACGGGGGTGAACATTCCGCATGGGCTCGCCGTCATCGGCTATGGCGATCCGGTCTGGTGCCGCCTGCTGTCGCCGGCGTTGACCGCCGTGCAATTGCCGGTGGATGCGATGGTCGAGGCGGCGGAGACGTTGATCCTCAATCGGATTGGCGGCAAGGCGCCGGCGGAGCCGGAAGTGCGCTCCTGCCGGCCGACATTGGTTGTGCGCGGCTCCACCGCAATCTAG
- a CDS encoding DUF692 domain-containing protein yields the protein MDTTQRLVAATAAHFPRFSKTFTTELVGTSFKHQHLPKIMQEEGLSCFFEVHAENYMGQGGPPHNALTTIRRDYPISLHGVCMSIGGPQPLDKAHIARFKGLIDRYQPALVSEHLAWSTHATTYFNDLLPLPYTKGTLARVCDHIDELQDGIGRRILIENPATYVTFKDSTMAETEFIRTVSERTGCGLLLDINNVFVSATNHGFSSHAYLADFPLSRVGQIHLAGHNQQTDADGALVLIDSHDEPVAPPVWALFETVIERCGPVPTLIEWDSKIPAWSTLKAEAKAARDILNPSFSRLTTERTYAV from the coding sequence ATGGACACCACTCAGCGCCTCGTTGCGGCAACCGCAGCGCATTTTCCCCGCTTTTCAAAAACGTTCACGACAGAACTTGTCGGCACGAGTTTCAAACATCAGCACCTGCCCAAAATCATGCAGGAAGAAGGCTTGTCCTGCTTCTTCGAGGTTCATGCCGAAAATTACATGGGCCAAGGCGGGCCGCCCCATAATGCACTCACCACCATCCGGCGCGATTATCCCATTTCGCTTCACGGCGTCTGCATGTCGATCGGTGGGCCCCAGCCACTCGATAAGGCACATATTGCTCGATTTAAAGGCTTGATTGACCGCTACCAGCCGGCGCTCGTGTCTGAACATCTCGCCTGGTCGACACATGCCACGACCTATTTTAACGACCTTCTTCCCCTTCCCTACACCAAGGGAACCTTGGCCCGGGTGTGTGACCATATCGACGAGCTGCAGGACGGCATCGGTCGCCGCATTCTCATCGAGAACCCGGCAACCTATGTCACCTTCAAAGACTCGACGATGGCAGAGACTGAGTTCATTCGAACTGTCTCGGAGCGCACCGGCTGCGGCCTTCTGCTGGACATCAACAATGTCTTCGTATCCGCCACCAATCACGGCTTTTCTTCGCACGCCTATCTAGCGGACTTTCCGCTTTCGCGCGTCGGCCAAATTCATCTCGCCGGTCACAACCAACAGACCGACGCAGACGGCGCACTTGTCTTGATCGACAGCCATGACGAACCGGTCGCTCCCCCGGTGTGGGCGCTTTTTGAAACTGTGATTGAGCGCTGCGGGCCTGTCCCCACCCTCATCGAATGGGACAGCAAAATTCCCGCGTGGTCCACACTCAAGGCCGAAGCCAAGGCCGCACGCGACATTCTCAATCCATCGTTCTCTCGCCTGACAACGGAACGGACCTATGCTGTCTGA
- a CDS encoding AI-2E family transporter, protein MATDLQNEQVEAETMELPSDPVVVLLSILVFLAVLCVAYFAASIVLPIVLAFVLKLLFQPGMRFLERFNIPRGLAALLLILLVFGAIVGLGAAVSGPAGEWAAKLPDGIPRLQERLKFLNQPINTLQTFLGQIDGFVSGTGHASQQSASLTSGIAASLFTGGTHFASSFFETILVLFFLLVSGSTFLKRTVEILPTFKDKRQVVELSLDVEKNISAYLVTITAMNFAVGVATGVAMWATGLGDAVLWGVVAFLLNYVPIMGPLFGVGIFLLAGLLVIDQLWLALLPAALYLLIHVIEGEIVTPMLLAKRFTLNPVLVIISLIFWFWMWGVPGAILAVPMLAIVKIVADGIRPLAAIGHFLSGDE, encoded by the coding sequence GTGGCGACGGATCTTCAAAACGAACAAGTGGAAGCCGAGACGATGGAGCTGCCATCCGATCCGGTCGTCGTGCTCCTCTCTATCCTCGTATTTCTGGCGGTGTTGTGCGTCGCTTATTTTGCAGCGTCCATCGTCCTGCCGATCGTTCTTGCCTTCGTGCTGAAACTTTTGTTCCAGCCTGGCATGCGTTTTCTCGAACGGTTCAACATTCCGCGCGGCCTCGCCGCGCTTCTGCTCATTCTGCTGGTCTTCGGCGCTATCGTCGGTTTAGGCGCTGCTGTGTCCGGCCCTGCCGGTGAATGGGCGGCCAAACTGCCCGATGGCATTCCCAGGCTGCAGGAGCGATTGAAATTTCTCAATCAGCCGATCAACACGCTCCAGACTTTTCTGGGCCAGATCGATGGTTTTGTCAGTGGCACCGGACACGCATCCCAACAAAGCGCCAGCCTGACCTCTGGTATCGCCGCCAGTCTTTTCACCGGCGGCACGCATTTCGCCAGCAGTTTTTTTGAAACCATTCTGGTCCTGTTCTTTCTGCTGGTCTCGGGCAGTACATTCTTGAAACGCACGGTCGAAATTCTTCCAACCTTCAAGGACAAAAGGCAGGTCGTCGAACTGTCCCTCGATGTCGAGAAGAACATCTCGGCCTATCTCGTCACCATCACCGCCATGAACTTCGCCGTCGGCGTCGCGACGGGCGTTGCGATGTGGGCGACTGGACTGGGCGATGCGGTTCTGTGGGGCGTGGTGGCTTTCCTCCTCAACTATGTCCCGATCATGGGGCCCCTATTTGGCGTGGGTATCTTCCTCCTCGCCGGTCTCTTGGTCATTGATCAGTTGTGGCTGGCCCTGCTTCCTGCCGCGCTCTATCTCCTCATTCATGTGATCGAGGGCGAGATCGTCACGCCGATGCTGCTGGCGAAACGCTTCACGCTCAATCCGGTGCTCGTGATCATTTCATTGATCTTCTGGTTCTGGATGTGGGGCGTGCCCGGAGCCATCCTCGCCGTGCCCATGCTGGCGATCGTCAAAATCGTCGCCGACGGCATACGGCCTCTCGCGGCGATCGGTCACTTTCTGAGCGGCGACGAGTAG
- a CDS encoding DUF1109 domain-containing protein codes for MIDPMSQNPTDTLIDRLASDLKPASQGTVSRLICLALLAGACVSAVTVLWLWGVRPDMRASLVTGPLWLKEGFAIALAVAGIFSMIRLARPGGTAGGPAAIAIGAGIAMALLAIFELAGAPSAAWRTLVMGKTWATCPWLILALSVPVLIGSFSAMRSMGPTRLRLAGAACGLASGALSALVYSISCDESAVAFVFVWYGGAIALATLAGALLGPRFLRW; via the coding sequence ATGATTGATCCGATGTCGCAAAATCCAACAGATACCCTCATCGATCGGCTGGCATCCGACCTGAAGCCGGCCTCGCAAGGTACCGTTTCGAGACTCATCTGTCTCGCTTTGCTGGCGGGGGCGTGTGTGTCTGCCGTCACCGTGCTTTGGCTTTGGGGTGTTCGACCGGACATGCGTGCTTCTTTGGTGACCGGGCCGCTCTGGCTGAAGGAGGGGTTCGCCATCGCGCTGGCGGTTGCCGGAATCTTTTCAATGATCAGGCTGGCCCGCCCGGGCGGTACGGCTGGCGGCCCAGCGGCTATTGCCATCGGGGCTGGGATCGCCATGGCGCTGTTGGCTATTTTCGAACTCGCGGGCGCTCCTTCGGCAGCATGGAGGACGCTCGTGATGGGTAAGACCTGGGCGACTTGCCCGTGGTTGATCCTGGCGCTGTCTGTCCCTGTACTGATCGGTAGTTTCTCCGCCATGCGATCAATGGGCCCCACGCGCCTGCGGCTCGCTGGCGCCGCATGTGGCCTGGCGTCAGGCGCACTATCGGCCCTTGTCTATTCGATCTCGTGCGATGAAAGCGCGGTCGCGTTCGTGTTCGTGTGGTACGGCGGGGCGATTGCCTTGGCGACTTTGGCGGGTGCACTCTTGGGCCCCCGCTTTCTGCGCTGGTAG
- a CDS encoding DUF2282 domain-containing protein gives MSAKSAVNSLILASAITTALATIAAAAPLSKAEGDAAIAAKKEKCFGVALKGQNDCAAGPGTTCQGTSTVDFQGNAWKFVRGGTCTTIQIPNGGHGSMKPI, from the coding sequence ATGTCTGCAAAAAGCGCAGTGAATTCACTGATCCTCGCCAGCGCCATCACGACGGCACTCGCGACCATCGCTGCTGCCGCCCCCTTGTCGAAGGCCGAAGGTGATGCTGCCATAGCCGCCAAGAAGGAGAAGTGCTTCGGCGTCGCTCTGAAAGGCCAGAATGATTGTGCCGCCGGCCCGGGCACCACATGCCAGGGCACATCGACTGTCGACTTCCAAGGCAATGCCTGGAAGTTCGTTCGAGGTGGAACCTGCACGACCATCCAAATTCCCAATGGTGGTCATGGCTCCATGAAGCCGATCTGA
- a CDS encoding enolase C-terminal domain-like protein — MNMRIVDIIERSVPLEGAISNAVVSFTDHDVSLVAVVSDVMRNGRPVTGFGFNSIGRYAQRGILTDRIIPRLKAAAPEALLDDSGTAFDPAKVLARALTNEKPGGHGDRAGAIAAVELAFWDLNAKLADEPAYMTIARAAGRAEVLHDVPVYAAGGYYYPQGSGKTLTDELQSYRDLGFDAFKIKIGGATMATDMARIEEALAIAGNGKRLSVDANGRFDIDAALTYARAIEGYDLRWYEEVGDPLDYELNQQLTELYGRPVATGENLFSRQDVKNLLLFGGLRPGHDIFQMDAGLSYGLVEYMAMLDLLEHSGFDRAQAFPHGGHLINLHIAAGLGLGGCEAYPGVFQPFGGYPTACPVGGGTVRPSDAPGFGLEQKPEIAAVIKTLCL; from the coding sequence ATGAACATGCGCATTGTCGACATCATCGAACGTAGCGTGCCGCTGGAAGGCGCGATCTCCAATGCGGTGGTTTCCTTCACCGATCATGACGTATCGCTGGTCGCGGTGGTCAGCGATGTCATGCGCAACGGTCGTCCGGTCACAGGCTTCGGCTTCAACTCGATCGGCCGCTATGCCCAGCGCGGCATTCTGACCGATCGGATCATTCCGCGCCTCAAAGCCGCTGCGCCCGAGGCACTTCTCGATGACAGCGGCACCGCATTCGATCCGGCGAAAGTGCTTGCACGCGCGCTAACCAACGAAAAGCCGGGCGGCCATGGCGACCGTGCCGGCGCGATCGCCGCCGTGGAACTGGCTTTTTGGGATCTCAACGCGAAACTGGCTGACGAGCCGGCCTATATGACGATCGCGCGCGCCGCCGGGCGCGCGGAGGTTTTGCACGATGTGCCTGTCTATGCCGCCGGCGGCTATTACTATCCCCAAGGCAGTGGCAAAACGCTGACCGACGAATTGCAAAGCTATCGCGATCTCGGCTTCGACGCCTTCAAGATCAAGATCGGCGGCGCGACCATGGCAACAGACATGGCGCGGATCGAGGAAGCTCTCGCCATCGCCGGCAATGGCAAGCGCCTGTCGGTCGATGCCAACGGCCGTTTCGACATCGATGCCGCACTCACCTATGCCCGCGCTATCGAAGGGTATGATCTGCGCTGGTATGAAGAGGTTGGCGATCCGCTTGACTATGAACTCAACCAGCAACTGACGGAGCTCTACGGCCGCCCTGTGGCGACAGGTGAAAACCTGTTCTCGCGGCAGGACGTGAAGAACCTGCTGCTATTCGGCGGCCTGCGCCCAGGACACGACATCTTTCAGATGGATGCCGGGCTCAGCTATGGCCTGGTCGAATATATGGCCATGCTGGACCTGCTCGAACACTCCGGCTTCGATCGCGCGCAGGCCTTTCCCCACGGCGGCCATCTGATCAATCTGCATATCGCCGCCGGGCTCGGGCTTGGCGGATGCGAGGCCTATCCCGGCGTGTTCCAGCCCTTCGGTGGCTATCCAACCGCCTGCCCTGTCGGCGGCGGCACGGTGCGACCGAGCGATGCGCCGGGCTTCGGCCTAGAGCAGAAGCCGGAGATCGCTGCGGTCATCAAGACGCTGTGCCTCTAA